CGACAAGCACACCTACCGGCCGACCGTCACCTCCTACGACTACGACGCGCCCCTCGACGAAGCCGGTGACCCGACCGAGAAGTTCGCCGCCTTCCGCGAGGTCATCGCCAAGTACGCCCCCGTCCCGACGGAGCCCCTGCCCGCACGTGGGGAGAAGCTCGTCGTGGAAGGGGTGATCCTGCCCGAGAATGCCGGCCTGTTGGATTGTGCTCCGCTCCTCGGAAACGAAGTCGCGTCCTGGAGGCCCCGGACCATGGAGCAGCTGGGGCAGGACTTCGGCTTCGTGCTGTACGAGACCTCCCTGCCCGATGCCGGCCCGGTTCTCCTTGAGCTTGAACTGGTACGCGACCGGGGCCAGGTCTTCCTCGATGGCCAGCCGGTGGGCGTATTGGAGCGCGAGTCCCACGAGCACTCCCTCACCTTCTCGGTGCCGCGCCCGGGCAGTGTCCTGACCATTCTCGTGGAGAACCAGGGTCGCGTGAACTACGGACCGGGCATCCACGACCGCAAGGGGCTGCTCGGCCGCGTTCTGCTGAACGGGTTCCCTCTCGTCGGCTGGACCAGCAGGCCGCTGCCGCTGACCTCACTCGCGGCCCTTCCGTTCGGCGCCGCCCAGGACGCGGAGGCGGTGCCGACCGGCCCGGCCTTCCACCGCGGCACCTTCGAGACGGACCGGACGGCCGACACCTTCCTCCACCTCGACGGTTGGACCAAGGGTGTGGCGTGGGTCAACGGGTTCGCCCTGGGCCGCTACTGGTCCCGAGGGCCCCAAAGGTCCCTGTACGTGCCCGGCCCCGTTCTGCGCACGGGAGCCAACGAGATCGTCGTACTCGAACTGCATGCTCCCGACCGCTGTCGGCAGGTGGCCTTCCGCGACACACCCGACCTCGGCCCCACCGAGGAATAGCCTGCCCACGTCATCGCGGTCAATGGCCGAAACTCCCCGCGGCCGTGGCGTACGTGCGTCGCATCGGAAGGATCGGTTCAGGCCGTTTCGTCGACCAACGCCGAAATGTTTACGTGAACATGCCAGACTGAGGTCATCGGGGTCGAGTCATCGTCCATGCCACCGCACGCGCAATGTGCGGCAGTTCGATGCCACCCGCGTACAACCCGCTCCGCCCGGACGGACCATGTGGGGTCCGCCTGGACCGCTCAGGCCGACGGCTGTCGGCCCCTGCGCATCAGGAGTCACGTTGAGACGTACCTTCCGTCAAGCGGCCAGGTCGGGCGCGCTGATGACAAGTGCCGCGCTGATCGCGGTCGGCTTGCCCGCCACCGCCACCGCCACCGCTGTCCCCGGCGCCACGGCGCGGGCCGGCACCGTCGAGGCGCGTGCGGGCGCCATGAACGTTCGGTTGACCGCTGACCAGAGTGCCGCGCTCCTGGCAGGCGCCGCCGACTGGGGGAGCGTGGCGAAGGCGCTGAGGCTGGGCGAACGTGAGGCGCTCGTACCCAAGTCAGTCTCCAAGGATGCCGACGGCACCCTGCACACGCGCTACGACCGCACGTTCGCCGGACTGCCCGTACTCGGAGGCGACCTGGTGGTCCACACCACTCCGGCCGGAGGTGTCAAGGGCGTCACCAAGGCAAGCTCCGCCACGATCTCCCTCCCCTCCACCACGGCCCGAAAGACAGCGGACTCCGCACGGTCCTTCGCCGAGAGCCAGGCCCGGACGGACGGCATCAAACCCGCGGAGGTCAAGTCCCCCCGCGAGGTCATCTGGGCGGCCTCCGGTCAGCCCGTTCTGGCCTGGGAGACCGTCGTCGGCGGCCGTCAGCGGGACGGCGCACCCTCCGAGCTGCACGTCGTCACGGACGCGAACACCGGCGACAAGATCTTTGAGTATCAGGCAGTCATGAACGGCACCGGCCACGGACAGTACGGCGGGCAGGTCACACTCGGCACCTCGGGCGTCGCCGGGAACCACCTCCTCAAGGACGACACGCGAGGGGGCAACAACACCACCGACCTGGGCCACTCCGACGACGACGAGGCGGCCGGCACGCTGTTCACCGACGCCGACGACGTCTGGAGCGACGGCAGCCCGGGCAACAACCAGTCAGCCGCAGTGGACGCCCACTACGGCGCCCAGCTGACCTGGGACTACTTCAAAGACGTCCACGGCCGCAACGGCATCAGGAACGACGGCGTCGCCGCCTCCAGCCGGGTGCACTACGGGAACGCGTACTCCAACGCGTACTGGTGGGACCACTGCTTCTGCATGACCTACGGTGACGGCGCCTACAACAGCAACCCCCTCACCTCGATCGACGTGGCCGCGCACGAGATGTCACACGGAATCACCTCCGCCACCGCGGGCCTGCGCTACAGCGGGGAGTCCGGCGGCCTCAACGAAGCCACCTCCGACATCTTCGGCGCCGCGGTCGAGTTCTGGGCGAACAACCCATCCGACCCCGGCGACTACTTCGAGGGCGAGAAGATCAACCTCAACGGCGACGGCACCCCGCTGCGCTACATGGACAAGCCCTCCAAGGACGGTGACTCGGCCGACCACTGGTACCCGAACATCAACCAGCTCGACGTCCACTACTCCTCGGGACCGGCCAACCACTGGTTCTACCTGGCCTCCGAAGGGAGCGGGGCCAAGCTGGTCAACGGCGTGAACTACGACTCGCCGACCTACGACGGCAAACCGGTCAACCCGATCGGTCGCGAAGCCGCCGCGAAGATCTGGTTCAGAGCGTTGACGACGTACATGACGTCGAGCACCGACTACGCCGCCGCACGCACCGCCACCCTCGAGGCGGCCGCGGATCTGTACGGGAAGAACGGAGTCGTCTACAACAACGTCGGCAATGCCTGGGCCGCCGTCAACGTCGGACCGCGCATGGCGCAGGGAGTCACCCTGACCAACCCCGGCAATCAGGTGTCCATGACCACCGTGCCCGTCGACCTCCAGATCCAGGCCGTCACCAGCCACCCCGGGGCGACGCTCACCTACAAGACCACCGCGCTGCCCGCCGGCCTGACCCTCAACTCCTCCACCGGCAAGATCACCGGCACGCCCACCACGGACGGCAACACGACCATCACCCTCACCGTCGAGGATTCCGCCGAAGCCCTCGACACGGTCTCGTTCACCTGGCTCGTCTACACACCCGGCAACTGCACCACCACACAACTGCTCGACAACCCGGGCTTCGAGTCGGGCGCCTCGGCATGGAACACCAACAGCAACCCGTCCCTGATC
This region of Streptomyces sp. NBC_00513 genomic DNA includes:
- a CDS encoding M4 family metallopeptidase, with the protein product MTSAALIAVGLPATATATAVPGATARAGTVEARAGAMNVRLTADQSAALLAGAADWGSVAKALRLGEREALVPKSVSKDADGTLHTRYDRTFAGLPVLGGDLVVHTTPAGGVKGVTKASSATISLPSTTARKTADSARSFAESQARTDGIKPAEVKSPREVIWAASGQPVLAWETVVGGRQRDGAPSELHVVTDANTGDKIFEYQAVMNGTGHGQYGGQVTLGTSGVAGNHLLKDDTRGGNNTTDLGHSDDDEAAGTLFTDADDVWSDGSPGNNQSAAVDAHYGAQLTWDYFKDVHGRNGIRNDGVAASSRVHYGNAYSNAYWWDHCFCMTYGDGAYNSNPLTSIDVAAHEMSHGITSATAGLRYSGESGGLNEATSDIFGAAVEFWANNPSDPGDYFEGEKINLNGDGTPLRYMDKPSKDGDSADHWYPNINQLDVHYSSGPANHWFYLASEGSGAKLVNGVNYDSPTYDGKPVNPIGREAAAKIWFRALTTYMTSSTDYAAARTATLEAAADLYGKNGVVYNNVGNAWAAVNVGPRMAQGVTLTNPGNQVSMTTVPVDLQIQAVTSHPGATLTYKTTALPAGLTLNSSTGKITGTPTTDGNTTITLTVEDSAEALDTVSFTWLVYTPGNCTTTQLLDNPGFESGASAWNTNSNPSLITDDNSWLPSRTGSWKALLGGNGNTTTETITQTVYVPYGCKATATFWLKVVTNEETQTVPYDKLNVQANGVPLATYSNLDASADYVRKTVDLGSVAGRYVTLKFSATEDLAVPTYFLIDDTTLTMHP
- a CDS encoding beta-galactosidase family protein, giving the protein MPLLRIDDDGFRLDGEPFRILSGGLHYFRVHPGHWRDRLRKARLMGLNTVETYVPWNLHEPRPGEFRMEGGLDLPGFLDLAAAEGLFVLLRPGPYICAEWEGGGLPSWLLADPDIRLRSRDPRFLTAVDDYFRRLLLPLRSRLATRGGPVLAVQVENEYGAYGDDASYLEHVAGSLRHRGVDVPLFTCDQPVDLERGALPGVLATVNFGSRSAQNLSALRALRPSGPLLCAEFWIGWFDRWGGNHVVRDAERAAQELDELLATGASVNFYMFHGGTNFGFMNGANDKHTYRPTVTSYDYDAPLDEAGDPTEKFAAFREVIAKYAPVPTEPLPARGEKLVVEGVILPENAGLLDCAPLLGNEVASWRPRTMEQLGQDFGFVLYETSLPDAGPVLLELELVRDRGQVFLDGQPVGVLERESHEHSLTFSVPRPGSVLTILVENQGRVNYGPGIHDRKGLLGRVLLNGFPLVGWTSRPLPLTSLAALPFGAAQDAEAVPTGPAFHRGTFETDRTADTFLHLDGWTKGVAWVNGFALGRYWSRGPQRSLYVPGPVLRTGANEIVVLELHAPDRCRQVAFRDTPDLGPTEE